A genomic stretch from Erwinia sp. E_sp_B01_1 includes:
- the tomB gene encoding Hha toxicity modulator TomB, which translates to MDEYSPKRHDIAQLKFLCENLYDESLATLGDSHHGWVNDPTSAVNLQLNDLIEHIAAFTMNYKIKHIEDSDLISQIDEYLDDTFMLFSNYGINVQDLQRWQKSAKRLFNIFAEECALVPLPASHSF; encoded by the coding sequence ATGGACGAATACTCACCAAAAAGGCATGATATCGCCCAGCTGAAATTCTTGTGTGAAAATTTGTACGACGAAAGCCTGGCCACCTTAGGTGACAGCCACCATGGCTGGGTCAACGATCCTACTTCCGCAGTCAATTTACAACTCAATGACCTGATTGAGCATATTGCTGCCTTCACCATGAATTACAAAATTAAACACATCGAAGACAGTGACCTGATTAGTCAGATAGATGAATATCTCGATGATACGTTTATGCTCTTCAGTAATTACGGCATTAATGTTCAGGATTTACAGCGCTGGCAAAAATCAGCAAAGCGTCTGTTTAACATTTTTGCAGAGGAATGCGCTCTTGTTCCTTTACCGGCGAGCCATTCATTTTAG
- a CDS encoding YbaY family lipoprotein, with product MKVWPMLTGAALAVVLSGCADKGKDVPTATLASQVAGEQATLRQPNVSGSIYIRQRVALPPDAVLTVTLSDASLADAPSKVISQRVVRTDGKQAPFNFILPYNPADIQPNARILLSAAITVKDKMMFITDTVKPVINNGGNKQELILVPVPSMAMPTQSGAATTVPSTSPTQMTPSGAVPAPTSL from the coding sequence ATGAAAGTCTGGCCAATGTTAACGGGCGCCGCGCTGGCGGTGGTACTTTCCGGATGTGCTGATAAAGGCAAAGATGTGCCCACGGCGACGCTGGCTTCACAGGTGGCAGGTGAGCAGGCAACGCTTCGCCAGCCTAACGTCAGTGGATCGATCTATATTCGCCAGCGTGTGGCGCTGCCGCCTGATGCAGTGCTGACGGTCACGTTATCTGATGCTTCACTGGCTGATGCACCTTCAAAAGTCATCTCACAGCGGGTAGTGAGAACCGATGGTAAGCAGGCGCCTTTCAACTTTATCCTGCCTTACAATCCAGCGGATATTCAGCCCAATGCAAGGATCCTGCTGAGTGCAGCTATCACCGTAAAAGACAAAATGATGTTTATTACCGATACGGTTAAACCGGTTATCAATAATGGCGGGAACAAGCAGGAGTTGATACTGGTCCCGGTTCCTTCAATGGCGATGCCAACGCAAAGCGGAGCGGCGACAACGGTGCCTTCAACTTCTCCAACGCAGATGACGCCTTCCGGGGCAGTTCCTGCACCTACTTCATTGTAA
- a CDS encoding MGMT family protein: MEHPDFKQRIFHIVAAIPRGKVTTYGDIARLAGSPRAARQVGGVLKRLPAGSKLPWHRVINRLGEISLTGDDLDRQRHALLNEGVEVSAEGKVALKKYRWEG, translated from the coding sequence ATGGAACACCCCGATTTTAAACAACGCATTTTTCATATAGTTGCTGCTATTCCCAGGGGCAAAGTCACCACCTATGGCGACATTGCCCGTCTTGCTGGTTCCCCCAGAGCTGCCCGTCAGGTGGGAGGCGTTTTAAAACGCCTGCCTGCAGGCAGTAAGCTTCCCTGGCACAGAGTAATAAACAGACTCGGTGAAATTTCCCTGACCGGTGACGATCTTGATCGTCAGCGTCATGCATTGCTGAATGAAGGCGTTGAAGTTAGCGCAGAGGGCAAAGTAGCGCTGAAAAAATATCGCTGGGAAGGCTAA
- a CDS encoding ATP-binding cassette domain-containing protein, producing MTPLLEGEFAPGTMTALIGANGSGKSTLLKTLSGLLRPVSGSVNFSRPRASLAWLPQQSEIEKTFPVNVFDLVAMGCWEKCGWFGAVNKKMRLAVMRALEEVGMENFATAQPGTLSGGQLQRVLFARLLVQDATLLMLDEPFAGVDDQTTDLLLQLLQARHQAGCTLIVVLHDMARVEKYFPQTVRLKSSHAEWSGTGSSVTRVNFNPAQGAS from the coding sequence GTGACACCCCTTCTTGAGGGGGAATTTGCGCCGGGGACCATGACGGCGCTGATCGGAGCAAATGGCTCTGGTAAATCAACGCTGCTTAAGACTCTGTCTGGATTATTGCGTCCGGTAAGCGGTTCAGTAAACTTCTCCCGGCCACGGGCCAGCCTTGCCTGGCTACCCCAGCAGTCAGAAATAGAGAAAACCTTTCCAGTTAATGTTTTTGACCTGGTGGCAATGGGGTGTTGGGAAAAATGTGGCTGGTTTGGCGCTGTTAACAAAAAAATGCGTCTGGCAGTGATGCGAGCGCTGGAAGAAGTTGGTATGGAAAATTTTGCTACTGCACAGCCGGGCACCCTCTCAGGCGGGCAACTGCAGCGCGTTCTTTTTGCCCGTCTTCTGGTTCAGGATGCCACATTGCTGATGCTGGATGAGCCTTTTGCCGGCGTCGATGACCAGACAACGGACCTGCTGTTGCAGTTGTTGCAGGCGCGCCATCAGGCGGGCTGCACGCTGATTGTGGTACTGCACGATATGGCCAGGGTGGAGAAATATTTCCCTCAAACTGTGCGTCTCAAAAGCAGCCATGCTGAATGGTCAGGGACAGGATCGAGCGTCACTCGGGTGAACTTTAATCCTGCTCAGGGAGCCTCATAA
- a CDS encoding PLP-dependent cysteine synthase family protein has translation MTDSWVSHAVQEINADIQRSADTHLIRLPLAAYPGIWLYLKDESTHPSGSLKHRLARSLFLYGLCNGWIKEGTPIIEASSGSTAVSEAYFARMLGLPFIAVMPASTAKRKSEQIAFYGGRCHFVEDPCQMYAESERLAKELNGHFMDQFTYAERATDWRGNNNIADSIFQQMKNEPFPIPDSIVMSAGTGGTSATIGRYLRYQGHPTRLAVVDPENSVFFDYWYKRDKTLRTIQSGKIEGIGRPRVEPSFIADVVDEVIRVPDAASIATMLWLEKQLGRKPGASTGTNVWGALQLAERMAQEKRTGAIVTLLCDSGERYPDSYYNPEWVKEHIGDIRPWQQMLD, from the coding sequence ATGACAGATTCATGGGTTTCACACGCTGTTCAGGAGATTAACGCGGATATTCAACGCTCTGCGGATACACATCTGATCCGTCTGCCGTTGGCCGCCTACCCTGGTATCTGGCTCTATCTCAAAGACGAAAGTACCCATCCCAGCGGCAGTCTCAAGCACCGCCTGGCACGCTCGCTGTTTTTGTACGGGCTTTGCAATGGCTGGATAAAAGAAGGCACGCCGATAATTGAGGCATCCTCGGGCAGCACTGCCGTTTCCGAAGCCTATTTTGCCCGTATGCTCGGTCTGCCATTTATTGCTGTCATGCCCGCCAGCACCGCAAAACGAAAATCAGAACAGATCGCCTTTTATGGCGGGCGCTGCCATTTCGTTGAGGATCCCTGCCAGATGTATGCTGAATCTGAACGGCTGGCAAAAGAGCTGAACGGCCATTTTATGGATCAGTTCACCTATGCTGAGCGGGCAACCGACTGGCGTGGGAATAATAATATCGCCGACAGTATTTTTCAGCAGATGAAAAACGAGCCATTCCCGATCCCCGACAGCATCGTTATGAGCGCCGGAACCGGCGGGACTTCAGCAACTATCGGACGCTACCTGCGTTATCAGGGCCATCCTACCCGTCTGGCCGTGGTGGATCCTGAAAACTCCGTGTTCTTCGACTACTGGTACAAGCGGGATAAAACACTGCGCACTATCCAGAGCGGTAAAATAGAAGGGATTGGTCGCCCCCGTGTTGAGCCCTCATTTATCGCAGACGTGGTGGATGAGGTGATCCGCGTTCCGGATGCGGCCAGCATTGCCACTATGCTGTGGCTGGAGAAACAACTGGGACGTAAGCCCGGCGCCTCGACTGGCACCAATGTCTGGGGCGCGTTGCAGCTGGCAGAAAGGATGGCGCAGGAAAAACGAACCGGGGCGATTGTGACTCTGCTCTGTGACAGCGGGGAACGCTACCCCGACAGCTATTACAACCCGGAATGGGTAAAAGAGCATATCGGAGATATCAGGCCGTGGCAGCAAATGCTGGATTAA
- the glnK gene encoding P-II family nitrogen regulator codes for MKLVTVVIKPFKLEDVREALSSIGIQGLTVTEVKGFGRQKGHAELYRGAEYSVNFLPKVKIDIAIADDQLDEVVDVISKAAYTGKIGDGKIFVAELQRVIRIRTGETDEAAL; via the coding sequence ATGAAGCTGGTTACCGTGGTAATCAAACCATTTAAGCTGGAAGACGTGCGTGAAGCACTGTCCTCTATCGGTATTCAGGGGCTGACCGTTACCGAAGTTAAGGGTTTTGGTCGCCAGAAGGGGCATGCAGAACTTTATCGCGGTGCTGAGTACAGCGTGAACTTCCTGCCAAAAGTAAAAATAGACATTGCGATTGCCGATGATCAACTCGATGAAGTGGTCGATGTCATCAGCAAAGCGGCCTACACAGGCAAAATTGGTGACGGTAAAATTTTTGTGGCGGAGCTGCAGCGGGTCATCCGTATTCGCACCGGCGAAACTGACGAAGCAGCACTGTAA
- the tesB gene encoding acyl-CoA thioesterase II: MSQALQNLLNLLNLEKLEEGLFRGQSEDLGLRQVFGGQVVGQALYAAKQTVPADRIIHSFHSYFLRPGDSQKAIIYDVETLRDGQSFSARRVSAVQNGHPIFYMTASFQAPESGFEHQKTMPDVPGPDALPSEGDLAHKLAHFIPEKAREKFLSEKPFEIRPVKFHNPLQGHVDEPVRHVWIRANGGMPQDKRIHQYLLGYASDFNFLPVALQPHGKGFLEPGMQVATIDHSMWFHRPFSLNQWLLYSVESTSASSARGFVRGEFYNQQGTLVASTVQEGVIRVRGPR; encoded by the coding sequence ATGAGTCAGGCCCTGCAAAACCTGTTAAATCTGTTGAACCTGGAAAAGCTGGAAGAAGGCCTGTTTCGTGGCCAGAGTGAAGATCTTGGCTTACGCCAGGTCTTCGGTGGGCAGGTGGTAGGCCAGGCACTCTATGCTGCCAAACAAACGGTGCCCGCAGACCGTATTATTCACTCTTTTCACAGCTATTTCCTGCGCCCTGGCGACAGTCAGAAAGCGATTATCTATGATGTGGAAACGCTGCGTGATGGTCAGAGTTTCAGCGCCAGAAGAGTCAGCGCAGTCCAGAATGGTCATCCTATTTTCTATATGACGGCCTCTTTTCAGGCCCCGGAAAGCGGCTTTGAGCACCAGAAAACGATGCCTGACGTGCCCGGCCCGGATGCGCTGCCCAGTGAAGGCGATCTCGCCCATAAGCTGGCGCATTTCATCCCTGAAAAAGCGCGTGAGAAATTTCTCTCTGAGAAGCCGTTTGAAATAAGACCCGTAAAGTTTCACAACCCGCTCCAGGGCCATGTTGATGAACCTGTGCGGCATGTCTGGATCCGCGCTAACGGCGGCATGCCGCAGGACAAACGTATTCACCAGTACCTGCTGGGTTACGCCTCTGATTTCAATTTCCTGCCTGTTGCACTCCAGCCGCATGGGAAAGGTTTTCTTGAGCCCGGTATGCAGGTTGCCACCATCGATCACTCAATGTGGTTCCACCGCCCGTTCAGTCTTAATCAGTGGCTGCTGTACAGCGTTGAGAGCACCTCAGCATCCAGCGCCAGAGGCTTTGTTCGCGGGGAGTTTTATAATCAGCAGGGTACGCTGGTGGCTTCAACGGTGCAGGAAGGGGTGATAAGAGTGCGTGGGCCCAGATAG
- the cof gene encoding HMP-PP phosphatase — protein sequence MARLAAFDMDGTLLMPNHQLGERTLTALRALEEKGVLLTFATGRHWLEMQPLIADFKLKAYLISGNGTRVHDRQGILLSSSDLSPEVAEEVIHTSWDTTASLHVFNDDGWLTQHDLPQILQAHLMSGFRYQLADLKRLPAHKVTKICFIAEHDELCKLQEALSAALGERAHLCFSARNCLEVLPPGCNKGVALGSLSAALGFTLADCMAFGDAMNDREMLETVGRGFIMGNAMSQLKSVLPHLPVIGHCETQGVSHYLNHWLTTPDLIYSPEY from the coding sequence ATGGCCCGGCTGGCGGCGTTTGATATGGATGGGACCTTGCTGATGCCAAATCATCAGTTAGGCGAAAGAACCCTGACCGCGCTGCGGGCGCTGGAAGAGAAGGGGGTATTACTGACTTTTGCTACCGGTCGTCACTGGCTGGAGATGCAGCCGCTGATTGCCGACTTTAAGCTGAAGGCTTATTTAATCTCCGGCAATGGTACCCGTGTCCACGATCGGCAGGGAATTCTGCTGTCATCCAGCGACCTCTCCCCGGAAGTGGCTGAAGAAGTCATCCACACAAGCTGGGATACCACCGCCAGTTTGCATGTCTTTAACGACGACGGATGGTTAACTCAACACGATCTTCCGCAAATCCTGCAGGCTCATCTGATGAGCGGTTTTCGCTATCAGCTGGCTGACCTGAAGCGTCTGCCGGCACATAAAGTGACGAAAATCTGTTTTATTGCTGAGCACGATGAACTCTGCAAGCTGCAGGAAGCGTTGAGCGCAGCGCTGGGCGAGCGTGCCCACCTCTGTTTCTCAGCCCGGAATTGCCTGGAAGTTCTGCCGCCTGGCTGTAATAAAGGCGTGGCGCTGGGCTCACTCTCAGCTGCGCTTGGCTTTACCCTGGCTGACTGTATGGCGTTTGGCGATGCGATGAACGATCGCGAGATGCTGGAAACCGTGGGGCGCGGTTTTATTATGGGTAATGCGATGAGCCAGCTTAAATCGGTACTGCCACATTTACCGGTAATCGGACACTGCGAAACACAGGGTGTGTCACATTACCTGAACCACTGGCTTACGACCCCAGACCTCATCTATTCCCCCGAATATTGA
- a CDS encoding HHA domain-containing protein — protein MTDKLLTKTDYLMRLRRCRSIDTLERVIEKNKYELSDNELAVFYSAADHRLAELTMNKLYDKIPVSVWKFVR, from the coding sequence ATGACAGATAAACTTCTTACTAAAACTGATTATCTGATGCGTTTAAGACGTTGTCGGTCAATCGACACCCTTGAGCGCGTAATCGAAAAAAACAAATACGAATTATCTGATAATGAGCTGGCTGTATTTTATTCTGCAGCGGATCATCGTCTGGCTGAACTGACCATGAATAAGCTTTACGATAAAATCCCGGTTTCGGTCTGGAAATTCGTTCGCTAA
- a CDS encoding Lrp/AsnC family transcriptional regulator, producing the protein MTDKTDLKLLTLLQQDCTISLQAMADAVHLTTTPCWKRLKRLEDEGYIRGRVALLNAEKLDLSLTAFMMIKTQQHSSHWYQQFVEVVQAMPEVMGCYRMAGEYDYLLRIQVADMKTYDAFYKSLVNSVPGLLDVTSSFAMEEIKYTTALPLK; encoded by the coding sequence ATGACAGATAAAACAGACCTTAAGCTGCTGACGCTCCTGCAGCAGGATTGCACGATATCGCTACAGGCAATGGCTGATGCTGTGCATCTCACCACCACGCCCTGCTGGAAACGGTTGAAAAGGCTGGAAGATGAAGGCTATATTCGCGGCCGGGTTGCGCTGCTTAATGCGGAAAAACTCGATCTGTCACTCACGGCGTTTATGATGATCAAAACTCAGCAGCACAGTAGCCACTGGTATCAACAGTTTGTCGAAGTGGTGCAGGCGATGCCGGAAGTGATGGGGTGTTACCGTATGGCGGGTGAATATGACTATCTGCTGCGAATTCAGGTTGCCGATATGAAAACTTATGATGCTTTCTATAAAAGTTTAGTGAACAGTGTTCCAGGTTTACTGGATGTCACCTCAAGCTTTGCGATGGAAGAGATAAAATACACCACGGCGCTGCCGCTGAAATAG
- a CDS encoding SmdA family multidrug ABC transporter permease/ATP-binding protein — MRLFSQLSWYFIREWRRYLGAVALLIVIAILQLLPPKIVGMIVDGVSHQQMSHSRLMMWLGVMLITAVVVYLLRYVWRVLLFGASYQLAVELRQDFYRQLSRQHPEFYLRHRTGDLIARATNDVDRVVFAAGEGVLTLVDSLVMGLVVLFVMSTQISWQLTLLALLPMPIMALVIKRYGDQLHNRFKLAQAAFSSLNDQTQESLTSIRMIKAFGLEDHQSGQFADIARDTGKKNLRVARVDARFDPTIYIAIGMSNLLAIGGGSWLVWHNQMTLGQLTSFVMYLGLMIWPMLALAWMFNIVERGSAAWSRIRSLLSEAPAVADGTKTLPEERGPLQVAIREFCYPGARYPSLRQVNVNLRPGQMLGLCGPTGSGKSTLLSLIQRHFDIAQGDIRYQGIPLTQLRLDSWRSRLAVVSQTPFLFSDTVANNIALGRPGARQGDIEQAAKLANVHDDILRLPKGYETEVGERGVMLSGGQKQRISIARALLLDAEILILDDALSAVDGRTEYQILHNLRQWGQGRTVIISAHRLSALTEASEILVLQKGGVTQRGRHEQLAAEAGWYQDMYRYQQLEAALDEEESEKGVPHG; from the coding sequence GTGCGACTGTTTAGCCAATTAAGCTGGTACTTTATTCGAGAGTGGCGACGTTATCTTGGGGCGGTAGCCCTGCTGATCGTTATCGCCATTCTGCAGCTGTTGCCCCCTAAAATCGTGGGCATGATTGTGGATGGCGTCTCCCACCAGCAGATGAGTCACTCGCGGCTGATGATGTGGCTTGGCGTAATGCTGATCACCGCCGTGGTCGTTTATTTGCTGCGGTATGTCTGGCGTGTGCTGCTGTTTGGTGCCTCTTATCAACTGGCGGTGGAGCTGAGGCAGGACTTCTATCGCCAGCTAAGTCGCCAGCATCCCGAATTCTATCTTCGTCACCGTACGGGTGATCTGATTGCCCGTGCCACCAATGATGTTGACCGCGTGGTGTTTGCCGCGGGTGAAGGCGTGCTGACGCTGGTGGACTCGCTGGTTATGGGACTGGTGGTGCTGTTTGTGATGAGCACGCAGATTAGCTGGCAGCTGACCCTGCTGGCGCTGCTGCCCATGCCGATCATGGCACTGGTAATAAAACGTTATGGCGATCAGCTGCATAACCGTTTCAAGCTGGCACAGGCGGCCTTTTCCTCGCTGAATGATCAGACTCAGGAAAGCTTAACCAGCATCCGGATGATTAAAGCTTTTGGCCTGGAGGACCACCAGTCTGGCCAGTTTGCCGACATCGCCAGAGATACCGGCAAGAAAAACCTGCGGGTGGCAAGAGTGGATGCCCGATTCGACCCCACTATCTATATCGCTATCGGCATGTCCAACCTGCTGGCGATCGGCGGTGGCAGCTGGCTGGTCTGGCATAATCAGATGACCCTGGGCCAGTTGACCAGCTTTGTCATGTATCTTGGCCTGATGATCTGGCCGATGCTGGCGCTGGCCTGGATGTTCAACATTGTTGAACGTGGCAGTGCGGCATGGAGCCGTATCCGCTCGCTGTTATCAGAAGCACCCGCGGTGGCAGATGGCACTAAAACCCTGCCTGAAGAACGGGGGCCGTTACAGGTCGCCATTCGTGAATTCTGTTATCCGGGCGCCCGCTATCCGTCACTCAGACAGGTAAACGTTAACCTCAGACCGGGGCAGATGCTGGGGCTTTGCGGCCCCACCGGCTCCGGCAAAAGCACGCTGCTCAGCCTTATTCAGCGGCATTTCGATATTGCCCAGGGCGATATCCGCTACCAGGGGATCCCCCTCACGCAACTGCGGCTGGACAGTTGGCGCAGCCGGCTGGCGGTAGTAAGCCAGACTCCTTTCCTGTTCTCCGATACCGTGGCAAACAACATTGCACTTGGGCGACCAGGCGCCAGGCAGGGCGATATTGAGCAGGCAGCAAAACTGGCTAATGTGCATGACGATATTCTGCGGCTGCCAAAAGGTTATGAGACCGAAGTGGGCGAGCGCGGCGTGATGCTTTCAGGGGGACAGAAGCAGAGGATCTCCATTGCCCGCGCGCTGCTGCTGGATGCTGAAATCCTGATCCTAGATGATGCGCTCTCTGCGGTGGATGGACGTACCGAATACCAAATCCTGCACAACCTGCGGCAGTGGGGGCAGGGAAGAACGGTAATTATCAGCGCGCACCGTTTATCCGCCCTGACCGAAGCCAGTGAGATTCTGGTGTTGCAGAAAGGGGGAGTCACCCAACGTGGGCGGCATGAACAGCTCGCCGCTGAAGCCGGATGGTATCAGGATATGTATCGTTATCAGCAGCTTGAGGCTGCACTGGATGAAGAAGAGAGCGAAAAGGGTGTCCCACATGGCTAA
- a CDS encoding SmdB family multidrug efflux ABC transporter permease/ATP-binding protein — protein MANLTQLWPTLKRLLSYGSPWRKSLGLAVLLLWIAAGAEVMGPILVSYFIDNMVAKQYMPLGLVAGLAVSFILLQILAAALHYWQALLFNQAAVGVVQQLRMDVMDAALRQPLSAFDTQPVGQIISRVTNDTEVVRDLYVTVVATVLRSAALIGAMLVAMFSLDWRMALVAITIFPAVLTVMLIYQRYSTPIVRRVRSYLADINNGFNEVINGMSVIQQFRQQARFGERMGEASRSHYLARMETLKLDGFLLRPLLSLFSALILCGLMMLFGFSSAGSIEVGVLYAFINYLGRLNEPLIELTTQQSMLQQAVVAGERIFELIDAPRQHYGSDVQPLASGRIEVRDLTFAYRDDRNVLSDINLEVPSRNFVALVGHTGSGKSTLANLLMGYYPLQQGEINLDGRPLSTLSHGVLRHGVAMVQQDPVVLADTFFANVTLGRDISEETVWQVLERVQLADLARSLSEGIHTRLGEQGNTLSVGQKQLLAMARVLVASPQILILDEATANIDSGTEQAVQKALKAVREQTTLVVIAHRLSTITDADTILVLHRGRAVEQGTHQALLEKQGRYWQMYQLQQAGDELEAGDAV, from the coding sequence ATGGCTAATCTCACGCAACTCTGGCCAACCCTGAAACGCCTGCTGAGTTATGGTTCACCCTGGCGCAAATCCCTTGGGCTGGCCGTGCTACTGCTGTGGATAGCTGCCGGGGCAGAGGTGATGGGGCCAATCCTTGTCAGCTACTTTATCGATAATATGGTAGCGAAACAGTATATGCCGCTGGGGCTGGTGGCCGGGCTGGCGGTGAGTTTTATTCTGCTGCAAATTCTGGCGGCGGCACTGCATTACTGGCAGGCCCTGTTATTCAATCAGGCCGCGGTGGGCGTGGTCCAGCAACTGCGTATGGATGTTATGGATGCCGCGCTGCGTCAGCCGCTGAGTGCCTTTGATACCCAGCCGGTAGGGCAGATCATTTCTCGCGTAACCAATGATACTGAGGTCGTCCGCGATTTATATGTCACCGTAGTGGCGACAGTGCTGCGCAGTGCGGCACTGATTGGAGCAATGCTGGTGGCGATGTTCAGCCTGGACTGGCGCATGGCGCTGGTGGCGATCACCATCTTCCCTGCCGTACTGACGGTAATGCTGATTTATCAGCGTTACAGCACGCCGATTGTACGACGTGTACGCAGCTATCTGGCCGATATCAACAATGGCTTCAATGAAGTGATTAATGGCATGAGCGTGATCCAGCAGTTTCGCCAGCAGGCTCGTTTTGGCGAGCGGATGGGTGAAGCCAGTCGCTCACACTATCTGGCAAGAATGGAAACCCTGAAGCTGGATGGTTTCCTGCTGCGTCCGCTGCTGAGCTTGTTTTCAGCCCTGATCCTCTGCGGCCTGATGATGCTGTTCGGCTTCTCTTCTGCCGGGAGTATTGAGGTGGGCGTGCTCTATGCCTTTATCAATTATCTTGGCCGGTTAAACGAACCGCTGATTGAGCTCACCACCCAGCAATCGATGCTGCAACAGGCCGTGGTGGCGGGTGAGCGTATTTTTGAGTTGATAGATGCGCCCCGACAACATTACGGCAGCGATGTCCAGCCGCTGGCCTCAGGCCGGATTGAGGTCAGAGACCTGACGTTTGCCTATCGGGACGATCGCAACGTGTTGAGCGACATCAACCTTGAGGTGCCGTCGCGGAACTTTGTCGCGCTGGTCGGGCATACCGGGAGCGGCAAGAGCACGCTGGCGAACCTGTTAATGGGCTACTATCCGTTGCAGCAGGGGGAGATCAACCTCGATGGCAGACCTCTCAGTACTCTGAGTCACGGCGTATTACGCCATGGGGTGGCGATGGTTCAGCAGGATCCGGTGGTACTGGCCGATACCTTCTTCGCCAATGTCACCCTGGGCCGTGATATCAGCGAGGAGACCGTCTGGCAGGTGCTGGAAAGGGTACAGCTTGCCGATCTGGCGCGAAGCCTCTCTGAAGGGATCCATACTCGTCTGGGTGAGCAGGGGAACACTCTGTCCGTTGGACAGAAGCAGCTGTTGGCAATGGCCCGAGTGCTGGTAGCCTCGCCGCAAATCCTGATACTGGATGAGGCCACGGCCAATATTGACTCCGGCACCGAACAGGCCGTTCAGAAGGCGTTGAAAGCAGTGCGGGAGCAAACCACGCTGGTGGTCATTGCTCACCGGCTTTCTACTATCACCGATGCCGATACCATCCTGGTTCTGCACCGTGGCCGTGCTGTTGAACAGGGAACCCATCAGGCGCTGCTGGAAAAACAGGGCCGCTACTGGCAGATGTATCAATTACAGCAGGCAGGGGATGAACTGGAAGCGGGCGATGCTGTGTAA
- the amtB gene encoding ammonium transporter AmtB, with translation MGWDKMKKKFALFGLASLALLPSLAMAAAPAVADKADNAFMMICTALVLFMTLPGIALFYGGLIRAKNVLSMLTQVSVTFAMVCVLWMIYGYSLAFSEGNAFFGGFSMAMLKNIQLTALVGTFYQYIHVSFQASFACITVGLIVGAIAERIRFSAVLIFVAIWLTFSYLPIAHMVWSGGLLAQDGALDFAGGTVVHINAAVAGLVGAYLVGKRAGFGKEAFKPHNLPMVFTGTAILYVGWFGFNAGSAGAANEIAALAFINTVMATAGAMLSWTFGEWALRGKPSLLGVCSGAIAGLVAITPACGYVGVGGALVIGIVGGLAGLWGVSTLKKWLRVDDPCDVFGVHGVCGIVGCILTGVFASSSLGGVGYAEGVTMGHQVWIQLFSVGVTIVWTGVVAFAAFKIADMTVGLRVPEDQEREGLDVNSHGENAYNQ, from the coding sequence ATGGGATGGGATAAAATGAAGAAAAAATTCGCTCTGTTCGGCCTCGCCAGTCTGGCACTGTTACCTTCGCTTGCGATGGCAGCTGCCCCAGCGGTGGCAGATAAAGCCGACAACGCTTTTATGATGATCTGTACCGCGCTGGTGCTGTTCATGACCTTGCCGGGTATTGCCCTGTTTTACGGCGGCTTAATCCGCGCCAAAAACGTCCTTTCCATGCTGACTCAGGTTTCCGTCACTTTCGCCATGGTCTGCGTGCTGTGGATGATTTACGGTTACTCTCTGGCCTTCAGTGAAGGTAACGCTTTCTTCGGTGGCTTCAGCATGGCGATGTTGAAAAACATCCAGCTGACGGCACTGGTTGGCACCTTCTATCAGTATATCCACGTCTCTTTCCAGGCCTCATTTGCCTGTATCACCGTGGGTCTGATTGTGGGTGCTATCGCAGAACGTATCCGTTTCTCTGCGGTACTGATTTTCGTAGCCATCTGGCTGACCTTCTCCTACCTGCCGATTGCACATATGGTCTGGTCAGGCGGGCTGCTGGCACAGGACGGCGCGCTGGACTTCGCGGGCGGAACTGTAGTGCACATTAACGCCGCTGTGGCGGGGCTGGTCGGCGCTTACCTGGTCGGCAAACGTGCAGGCTTTGGCAAAGAAGCGTTTAAACCTCATAACCTGCCGATGGTCTTTACCGGTACCGCGATCCTGTATGTGGGCTGGTTTGGCTTCAATGCGGGTTCTGCCGGCGCTGCTAACGAAATCGCTGCCCTGGCTTTCATTAATACTGTCATGGCTACCGCGGGTGCGATGTTGAGCTGGACCTTCGGTGAGTGGGCGCTGCGCGGTAAACCTTCCCTGTTGGGCGTCTGCTCTGGTGCGATTGCGGGTCTGGTGGCTATCACCCCAGCCTGTGGTTACGTTGGTGTGGGGGGTGCGCTGGTTATCGGTATCGTGGGCGGGCTGGCTGGTCTGTGGGGCGTTTCTACCCTGAAGAAATGGCTGCGTGTTGATGACCCTTGTGATGTGTTCGGTGTGCACGGCGTCTGCGGTATCGTAGGCTGCATCCTGACCGGCGTCTTCGCTTCCTCTTCACTGGGTGGCGTGGGTTATGCAGAAGGGGTGACCATGGGGCATCAGGTATGGATCCAGCTGTTCAGCGTGGGTGTGACTATCGTCTGGACGGGTGTGGTTGCCTTCGCCGCCTTTAAAATTGCTGACATGACTGTAGGTCTGCGTGTTCCGGAAGATCAGGAACGTGAAGGTCTGGATGTGAACAGCCACGGCGAAAATGCTTACAACCAGTAA